Proteins from one Chitinispirillales bacterium genomic window:
- a CDS encoding L,D-transpeptidase, producing MKSRNLIIINSSQFLLTLIKEGENFIFPVSCAKNGLGEKSGSNKTPRGMHKICKKIGKNASVGEVFLSRKETGKIWQKDVFFTENAILTRILRLDGCEKSNANTKNRYIYIHGTNRENDVGKIHFSHGCIVMKNNDVVRLFDMVKQGDHVFIY from the coding sequence ATGAAAAGCAGAAATTTAATAATTATAAATTCTTCGCAGTTTTTGTTGACGCTTATCAAAGAGGGCGAAAATTTTATTTTTCCCGTTTCGTGTGCAAAAAACGGATTGGGTGAAAAGAGCGGCTCAAACAAAACTCCGCGCGGAATGCATAAAATTTGCAAAAAAATCGGAAAAAACGCAAGCGTCGGAGAAGTGTTTCTCAGCAGAAAAGAAACGGGAAAAATTTGGCAAAAAGATGTTTTTTTTACGGAAAACGCCATCTTGACACGGATTTTACGGCTTGACGGCTGTGAAAAAAGCAACGCGAATACGAAAAATCGTTATATTTATATTCACGGAACGAACCGTGAAAACGACGTAGGGAAAATTCACTTTTCTCACGGTTGCATCGTTATGAAAAACAACGATGTCGTGCGTTTATTTGATATGGTAAAGCAGGGTGATCATGTCTTTATTTATTGA
- the flgL gene encoding flagellar hook-associated protein FlgL, with translation MVRTTFNTVNRQTQASIVGKFSELAALQKKMTLGKELNRPSDGPVEVANVLKLKTQNSQLKEYEKNIHDGLAWLQITDTVMMTMDSSIRRARDLAIEGDTDALSPTERKYINDEIEVLTREMISLVNTRYKGDYLFSGCEIDKPAIVLKDSKSSPNHKFGNEMAYFDGTGAPIRLIDPNGDAALNHSNITKILPGSLEIAVGGVSMVENVDYKVDYMTGEITLLDEENKWGGVGPGHPMAQDFSPPITGLYSNLEVRLTYMDESKNVYGDKINTGGKIYRQIEEGVSVAINTTVSDFAVDLNNDIFTSFIKLGQALIQNDHNSILEAMKDLDANLDRILSAQSTNGSIVNRFGSTLERNEGQQTEVTRLQSQLEDADYATVVTDYMIKQTVFNNALNSAARIMQLSLADYLR, from the coding sequence ATGGTAAGAACAACGTTTAACACGGTCAATCGGCAGACGCAAGCGTCTATCGTAGGGAAATTCTCCGAATTGGCGGCGTTACAGAAAAAAATGACATTGGGCAAAGAGTTGAATCGTCCCAGCGACGGACCCGTCGAAGTAGCGAACGTACTTAAACTTAAAACACAAAACTCACAGTTAAAAGAATATGAAAAAAATATTCATGACGGTCTTGCCTGGCTACAGATAACCGATACGGTCATGATGACTATGGATTCTTCTATTCGCCGCGCCCGCGACTTGGCAATTGAGGGCGATACCGACGCTCTTTCTCCGACTGAAAGAAAATACATAAACGACGAAATAGAGGTATTGACCCGTGAAATGATTTCGTTGGTCAACACTCGTTACAAAGGAGATTATTTGTTTAGCGGCTGCGAAATCGACAAACCGGCTATAGTGCTTAAAGATTCCAAATCGTCTCCTAATCATAAGTTTGGCAATGAAATGGCGTATTTTGACGGAACGGGGGCGCCGATTCGACTTATTGATCCGAATGGAGACGCGGCGCTTAATCATTCGAATATAACGAAAATTCTGCCCGGATCGCTGGAAATCGCTGTCGGCGGCGTAAGTATGGTAGAAAACGTCGATTATAAAGTCGATTATATGACAGGCGAAATTACGCTTCTTGACGAAGAGAATAAATGGGGCGGTGTGGGACCTGGACATCCGATGGCGCAGGATTTCTCTCCGCCGATAACAGGATTGTATTCCAACCTTGAAGTCCGTTTGACTTATATGGACGAAAGTAAAAATGTGTACGGAGATAAGATAAATACCGGCGGTAAAATTTACAGACAGATTGAAGAAGGAGTTTCCGTTGCGATAAATACGACGGTTTCCGATTTTGCGGTTGACTTGAATAACGATATTTTTACTTCGTTTATAAAATTAGGACAAGCGCTTATTCAGAACGACCATAACAGCATTCTTGAGGCGATGAAAGACCTTGACGCGAATTTGGACAGAATTTTATCGGCGCAATCGACAAACGGTTCGATTGTAAACCGCTTTGGCTCTACGCTTGAAAGAAACGAAGGGCAGCAAACCGAGGTTACCCGTTTGCAGTCGCAGTTGGAGGACGCAGATTATGCTACGGTGGTTACGGATTACATGATAAAGCAAACTGTGTTTAACAATGCGCTGAATAGCGCGGCTAGAATTATGCAGTTAAGTTTGGCGGATTATCTTCGCTGA
- a CDS encoding Mur ligase domain-containing protein produces the protein MSLFIEEKEIDNFHFVGILGIGMSAVAQYLAKDCVVGGSDRSLSGNSANIEDEKILKNQGIPLFLQDGSGINEKTRALVVSTAIESDNLDIKKANELKIPVFHRSQVLSAVVKKCFSISVTGTSGKSSVSAMIFHILDFAGYRPSFIGGANLHSLRKKGLLGNAFVGKPCPVFNEKIKNREILVFEADESDGSVVRYFPEISVLLNVSRDHKEISEVVSLLKTASNQSNLTIYNKDDKNFDKISGKSFGLSRSADYFPLRYSLAENSSTFTTQNASFVLNFTGEHTIKNALAAFAVCAELGLDDEIIAQGLASYGGIARRFDKYFASRNILLIDDYAHNPEKISSALSAAQMRKAAVWLVFQPHGFGPLKFMFDDLKNMFLHSLRPIDKLCLLPVFYVGGTADTSINSKIFINEFEDKNRFFYVETREKLAEFLKKSLKENETVLICGARDNSLSTFARDLAKTL, from the coding sequence ATGTCTTTATTTATTGAAGAAAAAGAGATAGACAATTTTCATTTCGTCGGAATTTTGGGCATTGGAATGAGCGCGGTCGCACAATATTTGGCAAAAGACTGCGTTGTCGGCGGTTCGGACAGGTCTCTTAGCGGAAATTCGGCGAATATCGAAGACGAAAAAATTCTTAAAAATCAAGGGATTCCACTTTTTTTGCAAGACGGAAGCGGCATCAACGAAAAAACTCGGGCGCTTGTCGTTTCTACCGCTATCGAAAGCGATAATTTGGATATAAAAAAAGCGAACGAATTGAAAATCCCTGTCTTTCATCGTTCTCAAGTGCTTTCGGCGGTAGTAAAAAAATGTTTTTCAATTTCGGTTACCGGAACGAGCGGGAAGTCTTCGGTTTCGGCTATGATTTTTCACATTTTGGACTTTGCCGGATATCGCCCGTCGTTTATCGGCGGCGCCAATTTACACTCTTTACGAAAAAAAGGACTTTTGGGAAACGCTTTTGTCGGAAAACCTTGTCCGGTTTTTAACGAAAAAATAAAAAATCGTGAGATTTTGGTGTTTGAAGCGGACGAAAGCGACGGAAGCGTAGTGCGGTATTTTCCGGAAATTTCGGTTTTGTTAAACGTTTCGCGCGACCACAAAGAAATTTCGGAAGTTGTTTCACTGCTTAAAACCGCGTCCAATCAATCGAATTTAACGATTTACAACAAAGACGACAAAAATTTTGATAAAATTTCGGGAAAGTCTTTCGGTTTGTCTCGAAGCGCCGATTATTTTCCGCTAAGGTACAGTTTAGCCGAGAATTCATCGACATTCACAACACAAAACGCATCTTTTGTATTAAACTTCACAGGCGAACACACGATAAAAAACGCGCTTGCGGCGTTTGCGGTTTGTGCGGAATTAGGGCTTGACGACGAAATTATCGCACAAGGACTTGCGTCTTACGGAGGAATAGCGCGGCGATTTGATAAATATTTCGCTTCAAGAAATATTCTGCTTATTGACGATTACGCGCATAATCCTGAGAAAATATCTTCGGCGCTTTCTGCGGCGCAAATGCGGAAAGCGGCGGTTTGGCTTGTTTTTCAGCCGCACGGATTCGGTCCGTTAAAATTTATGTTCGACGATCTGAAAAATATGTTTTTGCATTCGCTTCGTCCTATTGATAAACTGTGTTTGCTTCCGGTTTTTTATGTCGGCGGCACAGCCGATACGTCGATAAATTCCAAAATTTTTATTAACGAATTTGAAGACAAAAACAGGTTTTTTTACGTTGAAACCCGCGAAAAATTAGCCGAATTTCTTAAAAAATCGCTTAAAGAAAACGAAACGGTTTTGATCTGCGGAGCAAGGGATAATTCACTTTCGACGTTTGCACGGGATTTGGCAAAGACGTTGTAG
- a CDS encoding flagellin has product MPRINHNIQSMYTSMALRRTDRALTGTLERLATGLSINRASDNAAGLSVSEQLRKQISGTEMGNRNIQDGLSVLNIAEGALTEIGNMLQRIRELAVQSSTATYSNTERDYMQIEVQFLSDEIDRIAACTQFNKMSLLNGDTGTSFNPNNWGDSTNGAFIHVSAGYSASDDVLNIKLGVTNCKALGIKDILGNQILLVNSATGAQAAIADVDDAITELSSIRARIGAYSNRLDSALTNQQNMIANMISAESVIRDTNYASEMSDFVRLNVLQQSSTAMLSQANSLPNNILSLLNQ; this is encoded by the coding sequence ATGCCTAGAATCAATCACAACATTCAATCGATGTACACATCGATGGCGTTAAGAAGAACCGATAGAGCGCTTACCGGAACTTTGGAAAGACTTGCTACGGGACTTTCTATAAACCGTGCGTCCGACAACGCCGCCGGACTTTCGGTTTCGGAACAATTGAGAAAACAGATTAGCGGTACGGAAATGGGGAACCGAAATATTCAGGACGGGCTTTCCGTTTTGAATATCGCCGAAGGCGCTTTAACCGAAATAGGAAATATGCTTCAAAGAATACGCGAGTTGGCGGTGCAATCTTCTACGGCGACGTATAGCAATACCGAACGTGACTATATGCAAATCGAGGTTCAATTTTTAAGCGATGAAATAGATAGAATAGCCGCTTGTACGCAATTTAACAAAATGTCGCTTCTAAACGGCGATACCGGAACGTCTTTCAATCCTAATAACTGGGGCGATTCGACCAACGGCGCGTTTATTCATGTAAGCGCCGGATACAGCGCTTCGGACGATGTTTTGAATATAAAATTGGGGGTGACGAATTGCAAGGCGCTGGGTATTAAAGACATACTTGGCAACCAAATTTTGCTGGTAAATTCGGCGACCGGCGCGCAAGCGGCGATTGCCGACGTAGATGACGCTATAACGGAACTTAGTTCCATCAGAGCCAGAATCGGAGCGTATTCAAATCGTCTTGACAGTGCGCTGACAAACCAACAAAACATGATTGCGAATATGATTTCGGCTGAAAGCGTGATTCGCGATACGAATTATGCGTCCGAAATGTCTGATTTTGTTCGTCTTAACGTTTTGCAGCAATCTTCTACGGCAATGCTTTCGCAGGCAAATTCGCTACCGAACAATATTTTGAGTTTGCTGAATCAATAG
- the flgK gene encoding flagellar hook-associated protein FlgK has product MSLFSVMNVANKALFASQLGLSVTGHNMSNAEVRGYSRQRIDLSADYHRNPRFGQVGFGVDVLGISRIRNEYIDAQIRRQSHELGKNYVIAQTLESAENILNEPADNTGILEFMNKFFGEWENLTNNPADRAARTAVKNSAEMLTDVFHTVSSELQKLREDKNDEIFSLVGKINTIASELFNLNGEISIVELGGNSANDSKDRRDQLMRELSEIVDFDYHTDKDGQVTISVSGHILVSPVGFNKLEVYDDRGYDDEKYEYHRYGVRTANGKNTIIPKSGELKGLMVARDELIPKYEAEINQLAKVFVETINEVHRSGYSLRGYSGVNFFDPTCLDAKTMKLSAEILTNVDNIAAAKGGSKQKADTNLILAGGLAYGNPPVNLSKLGGAPWTTGDPTSNKAINITFGTVVVTVNGTNNKLIEDTDYKIDYVNGTIQMLNTAYDTTALDIDFEYRTSDFPGIGNNENAIEMCELRKKLTMRSSLFGEPTATFDQYYGSIIAELGLDSKDALAEVRTRAFLIEQYDDHQDSIAGVSLDEEMSNLVKYQYTYQAAARIFTTAQAMLDILLNL; this is encoded by the coding sequence ATGAGTTTATTTTCTGTTATGAACGTTGCGAATAAAGCGTTGTTTGCAAGCCAACTCGGATTGAGCGTTACGGGACATAATATGAGCAACGCGGAAGTTAGAGGCTATTCCCGTCAAAGAATTGATTTATCGGCCGACTATCATCGCAATCCGCGCTTCGGACAAGTCGGTTTCGGCGTTGACGTTTTGGGCATTTCCAGAATCAGAAACGAATATATCGATGCGCAAATTCGCAGACAGTCCCACGAATTAGGTAAAAATTACGTTATAGCCCAAACTCTCGAATCGGCGGAAAATATTCTCAACGAACCGGCGGATAACACCGGTATTTTGGAATTTATGAACAAATTTTTCGGCGAATGGGAAAATTTAACCAATAACCCGGCAGACCGTGCGGCAAGAACCGCAGTAAAAAACAGCGCGGAGATGTTGACCGACGTATTTCATACCGTTTCTTCGGAACTTCAAAAATTAAGAGAAGATAAAAACGACGAAATTTTTTCGTTGGTAGGGAAAATAAACACTATCGCCTCGGAATTGTTTAATCTTAACGGTGAAATATCCATCGTGGAATTGGGCGGAAATTCGGCGAACGACTCAAAAGACCGCCGCGATCAACTTATGAGAGAACTTTCCGAAATTGTAGATTTTGATTATCATACCGACAAAGACGGACAGGTCACCATAAGTGTCAGCGGACATATTTTGGTATCGCCGGTCGGTTTTAATAAACTTGAAGTTTACGACGACAGAGGTTATGACGATGAAAAATATGAATATCACAGATACGGCGTACGTACGGCAAACGGCAAAAACACTATAATTCCTAAAAGCGGAGAACTTAAAGGACTTATGGTCGCCCGTGACGAATTGATTCCCAAATATGAAGCGGAAATTAACCAATTGGCTAAAGTGTTTGTTGAGACGATAAACGAAGTTCATAGATCGGGATACAGCTTACGCGGGTATTCCGGAGTAAACTTTTTTGACCCGACTTGTTTGGACGCAAAAACGATGAAACTTTCGGCGGAAATTTTAACCAACGTGGACAATATTGCGGCGGCGAAAGGCGGATCGAAACAGAAAGCGGATACTAATCTGATCCTTGCCGGAGGTCTTGCTTATGGAAATCCGCCTGTGAATTTGTCTAAACTCGGAGGCGCGCCATGGACGACAGGCGATCCTACAAGCAATAAAGCGATAAACATTACTTTTGGAACCGTCGTCGTAACCGTTAACGGCACCAATAACAAGTTAATTGAAGATACGGATTACAAAATCGACTATGTAAACGGAACGATACAAATGCTTAATACCGCATACGATACGACCGCCTTGGATATAGATTTCGAATATAGAACGAGCGATTTCCCTGGTATAGGTAACAACGAAAATGCAATTGAAATGTGTGAGTTGAGAAAAAAACTTACCATGAGAAGCAGCTTATTTGGGGAACCGACCGCGACTTTTGACCAATATTACGGGTCTATAATAGCGGAATTAGGTTTGGATAGCAAAGACGCGCTTGCGGAAGTTCGAACCAGAGCGTTTTTGATAGAACAATACGACGACCATCAAGATTCCATCGCCGGCGTCTCTTTAGACGAGGAGATGTCCAATCTTGTTAAGTATCAATATACATATCAAGCGGCTGCGAGAATTTTTACAACGGCGCAGGCGATGCTCGACATTCTTTTGAATTTATAA